From the genome of Polyodon spathula isolate WHYD16114869_AA chromosome 14, ASM1765450v1, whole genome shotgun sequence, one region includes:
- the LOC121326509 gene encoding uncharacterized protein LOC121326509, which translates to MDREGSVIEDENPFKSPEKKRRFTSFQSSWKSSFDWIAESRRGPQHVTCKICGCDFTISHGGRHDIQRHASSEKHRQNSKHVLYVRSTQGHDEQTSCATKVTAAETAFVSMIAEHNLSFTCGEHILKFIKKHCADPEVVKKISCGGTKATCIARDVIGPKYQNDIVAMCRQLPFCVYLDKNLDWGEEKLLVILVGFFDVDLEKNVIRFLDMPRCVSETSQAVFDCLMETLRKFNVPAGNLVAFSSENDASMTGPEDSVLSRLKSLNPGIVNLGGVCHLAEICSNVGVEALSAPLAELVSDIHSYFSSSAHRQHRLKTLGVLVDLELLKTIKCAPVRWLHLNKVIKHVSDLWPTLLPYFINCESRASKVELISERLQNQELRLLFLYLQFALQPLCQFHSKLQNRDSRLVTLHEDVNRIIQLYAGRLLKPEAAAKFLAERDLSLLDDADSVLQNEEMRLGTEVGEYLRVHAGSIAGADTEKNIYKKAALFCTAVLKKLLQNSAEHYSLLKNAGVFLNPDSKLKLSGKLAVDLASQVGMCLTGEEEYQLLDEFSVYQLSDTIDVKTESNPHVNDTNACVVRYWGTVLKQMCGSEGELPIFKKLMLVLLCLPHSHAEPQRAFSIVQKVKAEVRHCLTLKALIGLLSIKMNEDRECFEVQYPIEVLEAAKKATSVYNKEHKSLK; encoded by the coding sequence ATGGACAGGGAAGGTTCGGTGATAGAGGATGAAAATCCATTTAAGAGCCCAGAGAAGAAACGGAGATTCACTTCCTTCCAGAGCAGCTGGAAGTCGTCCTTCGACTGGATCGCAGAGAGCAGGCGTGGGCCCCAGCATGTGACCTGCAAGATCTGCGGCTGCGATTTCACCATCAGCCACGGAGGACGGCACGACATACAGCGCCACGCCTCCTCCGAGAAGCACCGGCAGAACAGTAAACACGTCTTATACGTTAGGTCCACGCAGGGCCATGACGAGCAGACTAGCTGTGCTACAAAGgtcactgcagcagagactgcgTTTGTGTCCATGATCGCCGAGCACAACCTGTCTTTCACCTGCGGGGAGCACATCCTCAAGTTCATTAAGAAGCACTGTGCGGATCCAGAAGTGGTGAAGAAAATAAGTTGTGGGGGCACCAAGGCCACCTGCATAGCCAGGGATGTAATAGGACCAAAGTATCAAAACGACATCGTGGCCATGTGCAGACAGCTGCCGTTCTGCGTCTACCTGGACAAGAACCTGGACTGGGGCGAGGAGAAGCTGCTGGTGATCCTCGTGGGTTTTTTTGACGTAGACCTTGAGAAGAACGTCATCCGCTTTTTGGACATGCCAAGGTGCGTTTCAGAGACCAGCCAGGCCGTGTTTGATTGCTTGATGGAAACGCTGAGGAAGTTCAACGTGCCCGCTGGAAATCTGGTAGCTTTCTCGTCTGAGAATGACGCTTCGATGACAGGCCCTGAGGACTCCGTGCTGTCAAGGCTGAAGTCGTTAAACCCAGGCATTGTGAACCTGGGAGGGGTTTGTCACCTGGCGGAGATTTGCAGCAATGTTGGGGTCGAGGCTTTGTCTGCACCACTAGCTGAACTTGTTTCTGACATTCACAGCTATTTTTCTTCCAGCGCACACAGGCAACACCGGCTAAAGACCCTTGGTGTTCTTGTTGATCTGGAGTTACTTAAAACAATAAAGTGCGCTCCTGTTCGATGGCTGCACCTGAACAAAGTGATTAAACATGTCTCAGACTTGTGGCCCACTCTCCTGCCCTATTTTATAAACTGTGAGTCACGGGCCTCCAAAGTGGAACTGATCAGCGAGCGACTGCAGAACCAGGAGCTCCGACTGCTGTTTCTGTACCTCCAGTTTGCTTTGCAGCCCCTCTGCCAATTCCACAGCAAACTGCAGAACAGAGATAGCAGGCTTGTTACTCTGCACGAAGATGTAAACCGAATCATCCAGCTGTATGCCGGCAGGCTCCTGAAGCCTGAAGCGGCAGCTAAGTTTCTTGCAGAAAGAGATCTTTCCCTGTTGGACGACGCGGACAGCGTGCTGCAGAACGAGGAGATGCGTCTTGGGACTGAAGTCGGAGAATACCTGAGAGTGCATGCTGGCAGCATCGCTGGCGCGGACACCGAGAAGAACATCTACAAAAAAGCAGCTCTGTTTTGCACAGCCGTGTTGAAAAAGTTGTTGCAGAATTCCGCAGAGCACTATTCTCTGCTGAAGAATGCAGGAGTGTTTTTGAACCCTGATTCGAAACTGAAGCTGTCTGGGAAACTGGCAGTGGACCTCGCATCTCAGGTGGGAATGTGCCTGACTGGAGAGGAAGAATATCAGCTGCTGGATGAGTTCTCGGTGTATCAGCTTTCAGATACTATAGACGTGAAAACAGAAAGCAATCCTCATGTGAATGACACCAACGCGTGTGTTGTCAGGTATTGGGGCACTGTTCTTAAACAGATGTGCGGAAGCGAAGGAGAGCTGCCCATCTTCAAGAAGCTGATGCTGGTCTTGCTGTGTCTGCCGCACTCGCATGCCGAACCCCAGCGTGCTTTCAGCATCGTCCAAAAAGTAAAAGCAGAAGTGCGCCACTGTCTCACCCTTAAAGCTTTGATTGGACTTTTATCCATAAAAATGAATGAAGATAGAGAATGCTTTGAGGTTCAGTATCCTATAGAGGTCCTGGAAGCAGCAAAGAAGGCAACTTCTGTGTACAATAAAGAACATAAATCTCTAAAGTAG